In a single window of the Terriglobus roseus genome:
- a CDS encoding ABC transporter permease — MLKKSLRIAMAALKKNKLRTGLALLGMTIGVAAVLTMFALGTGAQQNVSSEVKSAGTTLLFVRAGNFTKGGEEAKIATGMGSASTLTPDDAVAISNVDGVAHVSSVVRARSWISHNQDKQFAEVYGTDFDYPKMFDWTFEKGKFFKSGSVQASENVVVIGSTLRDQLFPDENPVGQQIEIHGTPFTVKGWFSSNDEDQAAMAVVPYTALQKLTNTHSLSQITLTAAEAGQASQIAKDIVPLLRQRHHLDQAKNTSATAGALGGFQGAGANSATPDDFTVKTQASEALTKGLNTSVAAFILANMPQMDQVNLQEMSGTLSRAGQTMTALLAAIATISLIVGGIGIMNIMLMSVTERTREIGIRRAVGARSRDVLMQFLVEAMTLGLAGGVFGILLGFLASFVITTVLRWPAEVSIGAIALSLGVSVATGVFFGFYPARRASMLNPIDALRFE; from the coding sequence ATGCTGAAGAAAAGCCTTCGTATCGCAATGGCGGCGTTGAAGAAGAACAAGCTGCGCACTGGCCTTGCACTGCTGGGTATGACCATTGGTGTAGCAGCGGTCCTGACCATGTTCGCGCTCGGCACAGGCGCGCAACAGAATGTCTCCAGTGAAGTGAAGTCGGCGGGAACCACGCTGCTGTTTGTGCGTGCCGGCAACTTCACCAAGGGTGGAGAAGAAGCAAAGATCGCCACAGGCATGGGATCCGCTTCCACACTTACTCCTGACGATGCCGTCGCCATCAGCAACGTGGATGGCGTCGCGCATGTCTCCAGTGTGGTGCGGGCCCGCAGCTGGATCTCGCACAATCAGGACAAGCAATTCGCCGAAGTGTATGGGACGGACTTCGATTACCCGAAGATGTTCGACTGGACGTTTGAGAAGGGCAAGTTCTTCAAGAGCGGGAGCGTGCAGGCTTCCGAAAACGTGGTCGTGATCGGCTCCACGCTGCGGGATCAGCTGTTTCCGGACGAGAATCCTGTCGGCCAGCAGATCGAAATTCATGGCACACCCTTCACGGTCAAAGGCTGGTTCAGCTCAAACGACGAAGACCAGGCTGCCATGGCTGTGGTTCCCTACACAGCGCTCCAGAAGCTGACGAACACTCACTCCCTCAGCCAGATCACGCTCACCGCAGCCGAGGCGGGACAGGCCTCGCAGATCGCCAAAGACATTGTGCCGCTGCTACGCCAGCGTCATCATCTGGACCAAGCAAAAAATACCTCGGCGACTGCAGGCGCTCTAGGTGGCTTTCAGGGCGCAGGCGCAAACAGCGCTACACCGGATGACTTCACCGTCAAGACACAGGCATCGGAGGCACTTACCAAGGGGCTGAATACATCGGTCGCGGCGTTCATCCTTGCAAACATGCCACAGATGGACCAGGTGAACCTGCAGGAGATGTCTGGCACATTGAGTCGCGCCGGTCAGACCATGACCGCGCTACTTGCCGCTATTGCAACGATCTCGTTGATTGTTGGCGGCATCGGCATCATGAACATCATGCTGATGAGCGTGACAGAACGCACGCGTGAGATTGGCATCCGCCGTGCCGTTGGTGCACGTTCGCGGGATGTCCTGATGCAGTTCCTGGTAGAGGCGATGACGCTGGGCCTTGCCGGTGGTGTCTTCGGAATTCTGCTAGGCTTCCTTGCGTCCTTTGTCATTACCACCGTCCTGCGATGGCCTGCAGAAGTTTCTATTGGAGCCATTGCCCTCTCCCTCGGCGTCTCCGTGGCAACGGGCGTGTTCTTTGGGTTTTACCCGGCGCGCCGTGCTTCCATGTTGAACCCCATCGACGCTCTGCGCTTCGAATAA
- a CDS encoding ABC transporter permease, which produces MQTALTVLGLMIGVATVLVMIAVGSGAQRSITGQVRAAGMNVILVSSGNYKMPQQWTSQGEAEEPAAWHPQISKHLRFDDAVYYGRRPLSLSRMQNSPATNPFHDFARGGENAGGLGAATTLTTEDAAAIRELPGVQASSGGMHENGNVSAPGETQKHVLTQIRGEQVWLPSIRRAWIMKQGRFLNEAEDSQAQKVAVLGSVVSNELFADRNPVGEQIDLPGGSFRVIGVIASGSWMVPSSAGDGQFDAVYIPLRTAQQLLGRSNLDTVTVATESTGDVSRLVKTISAELRRRHGLASAAPDDFTVASQARAAIARGGMRTDISRAMMGNANNLDKVTLAQLGKTLDQASRTMSALLAATAAVSLIVGGIGIMNIMLLSVTERTREIGIRRAVGAQADELMEQFLIEAVLLSGGGGLLGIALGLAASIAIARTVQWSVQLSWVAICLSFGISAAIGIVFGYYPARQASRVSPMTSLRYE; this is translated from the coding sequence ATGCAGACAGCGCTTACAGTGCTGGGCTTGATGATCGGCGTTGCAACTGTCCTTGTCATGATCGCCGTCGGCAGCGGTGCCCAACGGTCCATCACAGGGCAGGTCAGGGCCGCGGGTATGAACGTCATCCTGGTGAGCAGTGGCAACTACAAGATGCCGCAGCAATGGACCAGCCAGGGAGAAGCGGAGGAGCCAGCCGCCTGGCATCCGCAAATCAGCAAGCACCTTCGCTTCGACGATGCGGTCTACTACGGTCGCCGCCCCCTTTCTCTAAGCCGAATGCAAAACAGCCCAGCGACAAATCCTTTCCACGACTTTGCCAGAGGTGGCGAGAACGCCGGGGGCCTCGGGGCAGCAACAACACTTACAACGGAAGATGCCGCCGCGATTCGAGAGCTGCCGGGTGTGCAGGCGAGTTCGGGTGGCATGCATGAGAACGGCAACGTCTCTGCTCCTGGCGAAACGCAGAAGCATGTCCTGACACAGATCCGTGGAGAGCAGGTCTGGCTGCCATCGATTCGGCGCGCGTGGATTATGAAGCAGGGCCGCTTCCTGAATGAAGCGGAAGATTCGCAAGCTCAGAAGGTGGCCGTACTCGGCAGTGTCGTCAGCAACGAACTCTTCGCGGATCGCAATCCCGTGGGCGAGCAGATCGATCTTCCCGGCGGATCGTTTCGCGTCATCGGTGTCATCGCCTCCGGTAGCTGGATGGTTCCAAGCTCTGCGGGCGATGGGCAGTTTGACGCGGTCTACATACCGCTTCGCACGGCGCAGCAACTCCTGGGGCGCAGCAATCTCGACACCGTAACCGTCGCGACCGAATCCACTGGCGATGTCTCGCGACTGGTTAAGACGATCAGCGCGGAGTTACGGCGACGCCATGGGCTTGCGTCCGCGGCGCCAGACGATTTCACCGTGGCAAGTCAGGCCCGCGCAGCGATCGCACGCGGCGGAATGCGGACGGACATCTCACGCGCGATGATGGGCAACGCCAACAACCTCGATAAAGTCACGCTCGCTCAGCTTGGTAAGACGCTCGACCAGGCGAGTCGAACCATGTCTGCTCTATTGGCCGCCACCGCTGCCGTCAGCCTGATTGTGGGCGGTATCGGCATCATGAACATCATGCTGTTGAGTGTGACGGAACGCACACGGGAGATCGGCATTCGTCGCGCTGTCGGAGCGCAGGCGGACGAGTTGATGGAGCAGTTCCTCATTGAAGCGGTCTTGCTGAGTGGTGGCGGTGGCCTGTTAGGAATCGCACTCGGCCTTGCGGCTTCCATCGCCATTGCGCGCACGGTGCAGTGGTCTGTCCAGCTTTCGTGGGTTGCCATCTGTCTATCCTTCGGCATCTCCGCAGCCATCGGCATTGTCTTCGGTTACTATCCCGCCCGGCAGGCTTCGCGGGTAAGTCCCATGACCTCTCTGCGCTACGAGTAA
- a CDS encoding M20/M25/M40 family metallo-hydrolase, with the protein MNRTSLPLSLLTLVTCLTTISCKHPATPPATKQASLSNAAVHIRPRGDETIAPDLSKTPPDLKKVYDYIDAHIDDHVVDFQKWIQQPSISNSGEGIPESAEMVKGFFDKLGCQTTRVYDVGITEYGTPGNPVVYAKCDEGAPRTLVLYWMYDTMPVTQADAWIAPPFEGRIVDGKTAGIDPMYKKVLIGRGATNSKGPQLAQLEALMSMRATMGKLPVNIIVVAEGDEERMDIGLRKFVKDHPELFKGADAMLRFNFQGAGGTANMSGGSEGCVYVELTTSGKAWGKGPTVSDIHGSWKRSVDSPAWRHIKMLGTLVSDDGNTPKIAGFFDNMQPLSPTETAGLRQASQKLDLKKAADNLGVGRYISDDPFTMLKMSRYGTSFNLDGIWGGNMYAGGAGAILPNKITSKHNFRYIPNMNGLDLVKKLRAQLDKNGYKDVDMKLIGDVPWAKMRYDTDIAAAVAATFDEFGIQYQTPTSEETILGGYWPAYLFASSEVGQRVAPVTMPIAAGELGSGGRAHAANEYYILEGAGKTYGLAGAEKSTASIIYNFGHGVRPKTMPTPPAAPTK; encoded by the coding sequence ATGAATCGCACATCGTTGCCACTGTCCTTACTAACCCTCGTCACCTGTCTTACAACCATCTCCTGTAAGCATCCGGCTACTCCTCCCGCAACAAAGCAGGCTTCGCTGAGTAATGCGGCCGTTCACATACGGCCTCGTGGTGATGAGACCATCGCCCCCGATCTTTCCAAAACGCCGCCCGACCTGAAGAAGGTCTACGATTACATCGACGCACACATCGATGATCACGTTGTCGACTTTCAGAAGTGGATTCAGCAGCCCAGCATCTCGAACAGCGGCGAAGGCATCCCGGAATCTGCGGAGATGGTGAAGGGTTTCTTTGACAAACTCGGTTGTCAGACGACGCGTGTCTACGACGTCGGTATCACCGAGTACGGTACGCCGGGTAACCCGGTCGTCTATGCAAAGTGCGATGAGGGCGCGCCGCGCACGCTCGTTCTGTACTGGATGTACGACACCATGCCGGTCACGCAGGCCGATGCTTGGATCGCACCCCCGTTCGAAGGCCGCATCGTTGATGGCAAGACCGCCGGCATCGACCCCATGTACAAGAAAGTGCTCATTGGCCGAGGTGCGACGAATTCCAAGGGACCGCAGCTCGCACAACTCGAAGCCCTCATGTCCATGCGCGCCACGATGGGGAAGTTGCCGGTCAATATCATCGTTGTGGCTGAGGGGGATGAAGAGCGGATGGACATCGGTCTCCGCAAGTTCGTCAAGGATCACCCCGAGTTGTTCAAGGGCGCTGACGCGATGCTGCGTTTTAACTTCCAGGGTGCCGGAGGTACGGCGAATATGTCCGGCGGCAGCGAAGGTTGCGTTTATGTGGAACTGACGACCAGCGGCAAGGCCTGGGGCAAGGGCCCAACGGTATCCGATATCCATGGTTCATGGAAGCGCTCCGTGGACAGCCCGGCATGGCGTCATATCAAGATGCTCGGGACGCTTGTTTCCGACGACGGCAACACACCGAAGATCGCTGGCTTCTTCGATAACATGCAGCCTCTCTCTCCGACGGAGACAGCCGGATTGCGACAGGCGAGCCAGAAGCTTGACCTAAAAAAGGCGGCTGACAATCTCGGCGTCGGTCGCTACATCTCGGATGATCCCTTCACCATGCTGAAGATGTCACGCTACGGAACCAGCTTCAACCTGGACGGCATCTGGGGCGGCAATATGTATGCCGGTGGTGCCGGCGCCATCCTGCCTAATAAGATCACCTCAAAACATAACTTTCGCTACATCCCCAACATGAACGGCCTTGATCTTGTGAAGAAGCTGCGAGCTCAGTTGGATAAGAATGGGTACAAGGACGTCGATATGAAACTCATCGGCGATGTGCCCTGGGCCAAGATGCGCTACGACACGGATATCGCAGCTGCCGTCGCCGCAACCTTCGACGAGTTTGGTATCCAGTACCAGACCCCGACGTCTGAAGAGACGATCCTTGGTGGCTACTGGCCAGCGTACCTTTTCGCCAGTTCAGAAGTTGGACAGCGTGTCGCACCCGTCACGATGCCGATTGCAGCCGGTGAACTTGGCTCTGGAGGCCGTGCCCACGCGGCCAATGAGTATTACATCCTGGAAGGTGCAGGGAAGACCTATGGGCTGGCCGGTGCGGAGAAGTCGACCGCCTCGATCATCTATAACTTCGGGCACGGTGTGAGACCAAAGACGATGCCCACACCTCCGGCGGCGCCCACAAAGTAA
- a CDS encoding TonB-dependent receptor: MLLHAQTVTATLAGTVLDSTDAVVSSAKVTVTNKAIGFTRTLSVDDQGRYNLANLQPGVYVVVVEATGFSTKTFNNITLNVGDVERLDLHVDAGSTAESVSVTAADTLLQTDTSSNATVIDNKQVVELPLANRQFYSLALLSPAAYQPAQNSTLGFRGGINIAGASEISNQFTVNGIYDNDMGVAQPSFRPSVEVIQEFRLLTGVYPAEYGRMSGGQVVIITKSGSNAFHGSAYEFIRNEYTDAKPYFTASGAKTPSFKQNTFGATIGGPIWKDKTFFFFGYEGQRIRQAVTALATVPTTAMLNGLFTGKTLYDPSTGLPMTPLAGTTNSYNLATAMAGTSKYHYGSTGAIAGQTIARLGFPAPNAAGTSNNYNFQETRTENMNEFTSRVDHRFSEKDSINGSFNLFKDPAFEPSNSLCSSYVVPKFGCYTNQISTLVNATYDRVLTASMVNDLRLGFQRLQQPRVQEDNTAIGAAYTGLPGGPYFNQANYANNLGLPNTAISGYATIGGATNLPQNRWDNHYQVADTFTWTHGAHTFKLGADLLLAKSTNVITSSGRGAFVVNDASIATLAGTGNHVGYTGDSVADFLLGLTYTSTIGATAGTVYLNFQGQDYFVQDDWKIKPNLTLNFGLRYEYDKPVYSPHNTTSNFSLSQQQFLAAGGSNPTSIYDPDYNNFAPRFGFSWQPYDQAKTVVKGATGVFYNTPLLYNQFLTTGTQSPFRNVSTFTSTQSVAATRTVNTISLDSPFSVPNSTPLPSCTTGAQTGCSASLSPLSIDRGYRTPYITEWSLGVEQQITSSMVFETTYFGSKGTRLPLSISANVINPSTYTVNSRVPRQSDRPFPNFSTVSSQGTRANSEFHSWQNSLKQTNRNGVTFLLAYTFAKSIDGGGGIGSGSNSSGTAQNPYNLRAERGLSDFDVRHRIVFSPVAELPFGKGKAYLNHGLSSALFGGFQLSGIFTFQTGRPFTITNSSSNNSGYFGNADRPNLVANPNAAVNTANGTKTHTVAQWFNTAAYSNPAAFVVVNGVVTQVGQFGTAGRNQVTGPKYTDLDLTLSRTFPIVERVNGQFRVESFNLLNHPNFLNPLGTGVQYVPTTTSTSSFGTITQANNPRDLQFSLRILY; the protein is encoded by the coding sequence ATGCTTCTCCACGCCCAGACTGTAACAGCGACGCTGGCCGGCACCGTTCTGGACTCCACAGATGCAGTGGTGTCTTCTGCAAAGGTGACCGTGACGAATAAGGCTATCGGCTTTACCCGGACACTCAGTGTGGATGATCAGGGTCGCTACAATCTTGCGAACCTGCAGCCCGGCGTATACGTCGTTGTTGTGGAGGCCACAGGCTTCTCGACGAAGACGTTCAACAACATCACCCTGAATGTCGGCGACGTAGAGCGTCTGGACCTGCACGTGGACGCAGGCAGCACGGCTGAGAGCGTAAGCGTGACCGCCGCAGATACTCTCCTGCAGACGGATACCTCGTCCAACGCCACGGTCATCGACAACAAGCAGGTCGTTGAACTGCCGTTGGCAAACCGCCAGTTCTATTCGCTTGCCCTGCTGTCGCCTGCCGCGTATCAGCCCGCACAGAATTCGACGCTTGGTTTCCGCGGTGGTATCAACATCGCCGGCGCATCAGAGATCAGCAACCAGTTCACGGTTAATGGCATTTACGACAACGATATGGGCGTGGCACAGCCGTCGTTCCGGCCCTCCGTTGAAGTCATCCAGGAGTTCCGCCTTCTGACCGGTGTGTATCCCGCAGAATACGGCCGCATGTCCGGCGGCCAGGTCGTCATTATCACCAAGAGCGGATCGAATGCATTCCATGGTTCGGCTTACGAGTTCATCCGCAATGAGTACACCGACGCGAAGCCATACTTCACCGCATCGGGCGCAAAGACTCCTTCGTTCAAGCAGAACACCTTCGGCGCGACGATCGGCGGGCCCATCTGGAAGGACAAGACGTTCTTCTTCTTTGGTTATGAAGGGCAGCGTATCCGTCAGGCTGTAACGGCACTTGCGACTGTACCGACAACCGCTATGCTGAATGGCTTGTTCACGGGGAAGACTCTCTACGATCCTTCCACGGGTTTGCCCATGACGCCCCTTGCTGGTACAACCAACAGCTACAACCTGGCCACAGCTATGGCTGGCACCTCGAAATATCATTACGGTTCCACCGGCGCTATTGCAGGTCAGACGATTGCCCGCCTGGGTTTCCCGGCTCCGAATGCAGCGGGAACTTCGAATAATTACAACTTTCAGGAAACTCGTACAGAAAACATGAACGAGTTCACATCCCGGGTGGATCACCGCTTCAGCGAAAAGGACTCGATCAACGGGAGCTTCAATCTCTTCAAAGATCCCGCGTTTGAGCCATCGAATTCACTTTGCTCTTCGTACGTCGTACCGAAGTTTGGCTGCTATACCAATCAGATTTCAACGTTGGTCAACGCGACCTATGACCGCGTGCTGACGGCCAGCATGGTGAATGACCTTCGCCTTGGCTTCCAGCGCTTGCAGCAGCCGCGCGTACAGGAAGATAACACCGCCATCGGTGCCGCTTACACGGGTCTGCCCGGCGGTCCCTACTTCAACCAGGCCAATTACGCAAATAACCTTGGACTGCCGAACACAGCAATCAGTGGCTACGCAACGATCGGCGGCGCTACGAATCTGCCGCAGAATCGCTGGGATAACCACTACCAAGTGGCCGACACATTCACCTGGACCCACGGAGCCCACACCTTCAAACTGGGTGCGGATCTGCTTCTGGCAAAATCGACCAACGTGATCACCAGTTCTGGTCGCGGAGCGTTCGTCGTCAACGATGCTTCGATCGCCACACTCGCCGGCACCGGGAATCACGTAGGTTATACGGGCGATTCAGTAGCCGATTTCCTGCTGGGACTGACTTACACATCCACCATCGGAGCCACAGCCGGAACGGTATACCTGAACTTTCAGGGCCAGGACTACTTCGTTCAGGATGACTGGAAGATCAAGCCAAATCTGACCTTGAATTTCGGTCTCCGTTATGAGTACGACAAGCCCGTCTACTCCCCACATAACACGACATCAAACTTCAGCCTGTCTCAGCAACAGTTCCTTGCCGCCGGCGGCAGCAATCCTACGAGCATCTACGATCCGGACTACAACAACTTCGCACCCCGGTTCGGTTTCTCTTGGCAGCCCTACGATCAGGCAAAGACTGTCGTGAAGGGTGCGACCGGTGTCTTCTACAACACACCGCTGCTTTACAATCAGTTCCTCACTACCGGAACACAATCGCCATTCCGTAATGTGAGTACTTTCACCTCGACGCAGAGTGTGGCAGCAACTCGGACTGTCAACACGATCTCCCTGGACTCACCGTTCTCGGTTCCAAACAGCACACCTCTCCCTTCGTGCACAACGGGCGCCCAGACTGGCTGCTCTGCATCGCTTTCACCGTTGAGCATCGACCGCGGCTATCGCACGCCGTACATCACGGAATGGAGCCTGGGCGTGGAGCAGCAGATCACGAGCAGCATGGTCTTCGAAACGACCTACTTCGGTTCGAAGGGCACCAGGCTGCCACTATCCATTTCGGCGAATGTGATCAATCCTTCGACTTACACCGTCAATAGCCGCGTGCCGCGGCAGTCGGATCGTCCCTTCCCCAACTTCTCTACTGTAAGCAGCCAAGGAACACGAGCGAACTCTGAGTTTCACTCCTGGCAGAACAGCCTGAAGCAGACCAATCGCAATGGCGTCACCTTCCTGCTCGCCTACACCTTTGCTAAGTCCATCGACGGTGGCGGTGGTATCGGTTCTGGCTCCAACTCTTCCGGCACGGCGCAGAACCCCTACAACCTGAGGGCAGAGCGCGGTCTGTCGGACTTCGATGTTCGTCATCGCATCGTCTTCAGCCCGGTGGCAGAGCTGCCCTTCGGCAAAGGCAAGGCGTACCTCAACCATGGCCTTTCCTCAGCACTCTTTGGTGGCTTCCAGCTCTCTGGTATCTTCACCTTCCAGACCGGTCGCCCCTTCACGATTACGAACTCATCAAGCAACAACAGCGGATACTTTGGTAACGCCGATCGCCCGAATCTTGTAGCGAATCCAAATGCCGCAGTGAACACCGCGAACGGAACGAAAACGCACACGGTAGCACAGTGGTTTAACACTGCGGCGTATTCCAACCCAGCTGCCTTCGTAGTGGTCAACGGGGTTGTAACCCAAGTTGGACAGTTCGGAACTGCCGGTCGCAACCAGGTCACGGGGCCGAAGTATACGGATCTGGACCTGACGCTATCACGCACCTTCCCGATTGTTGAACGGGTTAACGGCCAGTTCCGCGTTGAGTCATTCAACCTATTGAATCACCCCAACTTCCTCAATCCTCTTGGAACAGGTGTGCAATATGTCCCGACTACGACAAGCACGAGTTCCTTCGGAACGATCACTCAGGCAAACAATCCGCGCGATCTGCAGTTCTCATTGCGCATCCTTTACTAG
- a CDS encoding LysR family transcriptional regulator, translating into MDFNQLRTFLEVSRNKSFSKAADKLHLTQPSISAQVRSLEKSLGHRLFERGGGKVTLTAAGRVFEPYVEDCLSRHNHIKLVLDDLSRSPRGSLTVSANDSTALYVLPHLFSRFKKQHPRVALTVNRTERVRTVELVLNREVDFGVVSLPLTEPRLKTEIIHEDELVLVASPRHPLVTGATITLEAVSKHSLLLPVRSRRREMLDRLFSERNLIPRIGMELDSNELLKRLIMADAGVGFLPLVNVAAEVRSRQLMVLKVKDVHIPRKLALIWHKDRDLPVACQMFFKVATGSWLSESLLAYGLA; encoded by the coding sequence GTGGACTTTAATCAGCTTCGAACGTTTCTGGAGGTCTCTCGGAACAAGAGCTTCTCCAAGGCGGCAGACAAGCTACACCTTACCCAGCCCTCCATCTCGGCGCAGGTGCGGTCTTTGGAGAAGTCCCTTGGCCATCGTCTGTTCGAGCGTGGCGGCGGTAAGGTCACGCTGACGGCGGCCGGCCGCGTCTTTGAGCCGTACGTTGAAGACTGCCTCTCGCGTCACAACCACATCAAGCTTGTTCTGGATGATCTCTCTCGTTCGCCCAGAGGTTCGCTCACAGTAAGCGCGAACGACTCGACAGCGCTCTACGTGCTGCCTCATCTATTCAGCAGATTCAAGAAACAGCACCCGCGGGTCGCTCTGACGGTGAATCGCACGGAACGTGTCCGTACGGTCGAACTCGTCCTGAATCGAGAGGTGGACTTCGGCGTTGTCTCCTTGCCATTGACAGAACCGCGACTCAAGACCGAGATCATCCATGAAGATGAGCTTGTTCTGGTGGCCTCACCTCGTCACCCCCTCGTCACCGGCGCCACCATCACGCTTGAAGCGGTGTCGAAGCATAGCTTGCTGCTGCCCGTGAGAAGTCGTCGCAGAGAGATGCTGGACCGGCTCTTTTCGGAGCGAAATCTCATCCCTCGGATCGGTATGGAGCTCGATTCCAACGAACTTTTGAAACGTCTCATCATGGCCGACGCCGGAGTCGGTTTTCTGCCCCTGGTGAACGTCGCAGCCGAAGTTCGTTCGAGGCAGCTTATGGTGCTTAAGGTCAAAGATGTCCATATTCCACGGAAACTGGCACTCATCTGGCACAAGGATCGCGACCTGCCCGTAGCATGCCAGATGTTCTTCAAAGTAGCGACCGGGTCCTGGCTTTCCGAATCGCTGCTGGCATACGGACTGGCATAG
- a CDS encoding type II secretion system protein GspD: MTASLTHRRGLSLACIAALLVAPAASAQSTAPDPKSPLPPSAKQRATAEDAYLSGAKHLSKSEFLPAERDFARAVSADPTHAEYVQALVLSREHRVTNLLQQAAAKRPTDASAADALVEQARVLDRDNPRVTQHNTPPVVKPVRRMDVAGGVVLLHTNGLHSYHERSDIRTLASHIAADYGLKAVLDPEIPAKSYRIDVDDASYDEVMSVFAVLTNTMSVPLDEHTLIFATDTTPNRQRYERLVEAVYYLPGFSADQLKDFVSIAQNLLTLKQVSVQPVEGSLVVRGPAELVDAADKIFNDLLTGNSDVVIDMKLYAVDKSRTQNLGIILPASLSAFSLASQAQSIVAANQSLVTQLIASGVIPSTTSVYEIAAYLVFVAGVGGSSSLLANSFLIFGGGATTSVLSTGNSPTINLALSQSDARSLEDVQLRGSDRQTIIFKAGTRYPIQTSLFSDIASTSTTNTTVNGVSLASLLAQYLGTSSTGSTGVIPQVQYEDLGLVITAVPRILRTGDVSMHLEVKVSALSGNSLNGIPILSSRQFTSDLTMADGETAMMISNTNSAETTAVTGTPGLSELPGFQSTTNRNGTRTTGDLVLMLTPHIVRYGHRNPAGPYIALPQRPDDD, from the coding sequence ATGACTGCTTCTCTGACCCATCGCCGCGGACTATCCCTGGCATGCATTGCTGCGCTTCTCGTTGCGCCCGCTGCAAGCGCTCAATCGACTGCGCCCGATCCCAAGAGCCCGCTCCCTCCTTCTGCGAAACAGCGCGCCACAGCGGAAGACGCTTATCTTTCCGGGGCGAAGCACCTCAGCAAGAGTGAGTTTTTGCCTGCGGAACGAGACTTCGCGCGGGCCGTCTCCGCCGATCCCACACATGCTGAATACGTGCAGGCGCTGGTGCTTTCGCGCGAACACCGTGTGACGAATCTGCTGCAGCAGGCCGCTGCAAAACGTCCCACGGACGCCTCTGCAGCAGATGCCTTGGTGGAGCAGGCTCGGGTTCTGGACCGGGACAATCCGCGTGTCACGCAGCACAATACGCCTCCTGTCGTGAAGCCGGTGCGGCGGATGGATGTTGCCGGCGGCGTTGTTCTGCTGCATACCAACGGCCTTCACAGCTACCACGAGCGCAGTGACATCCGCACGCTCGCGTCACACATAGCAGCCGATTACGGACTGAAGGCTGTGCTCGACCCGGAAATCCCCGCGAAGTCGTACCGCATTGACGTGGATGATGCCAGCTACGACGAGGTGATGAGCGTCTTTGCCGTTCTCACGAATACAATGTCGGTGCCGCTGGACGAACACACACTCATTTTCGCGACCGACACAACACCAAATCGACAGCGCTACGAGCGCCTGGTGGAAGCCGTCTACTACCTGCCGGGCTTCTCCGCAGATCAACTGAAGGATTTCGTGAGCATCGCGCAGAACCTGCTGACTTTGAAGCAGGTGAGCGTACAGCCGGTTGAGGGGTCACTGGTGGTGCGAGGTCCGGCAGAACTGGTGGACGCTGCAGACAAGATCTTCAATGACCTGCTGACAGGCAACAGCGATGTCGTCATCGATATGAAGCTTTACGCCGTCGATAAGTCGCGCACACAAAACCTTGGCATTATTCTGCCGGCATCGCTCAGCGCCTTCAGCCTCGCATCCCAGGCGCAGAGCATCGTGGCTGCAAACCAGTCGCTGGTGACACAACTCATCGCCAGCGGAGTGATACCTTCCACCACCAGCGTGTACGAGATTGCGGCTTACCTGGTCTTCGTCGCCGGTGTCGGAGGTTCCAGTTCCCTGCTGGCGAACAGCTTCCTCATCTTCGGTGGTGGTGCGACTACGTCCGTGTTGTCGACGGGCAACAGCCCCACCATCAATCTTGCGCTGTCGCAGAGTGATGCGCGTTCCTTGGAGGATGTGCAACTGCGCGGCAGCGATCGGCAGACGATCATCTTCAAGGCGGGCACTCGCTATCCCATTCAGACGTCGCTTTTCAGCGACATCGCCTCGACAAGCACCACCAACACGACGGTGAACGGTGTAAGCCTTGCTAGCCTGCTGGCGCAGTACCTCGGAACCAGCTCGACGGGCAGTACCGGCGTCATTCCGCAGGTGCAGTATGAGGACCTGGGACTGGTCATAACGGCGGTGCCTCGCATCCTGCGCACGGGCGATGTCAGCATGCACCTGGAGGTGAAGGTCAGTGCGCTCTCCGGCAATTCACTGAACGGGATTCCGATCCTGTCCAGTCGCCAGTTCACGTCGGATCTGACGATGGCTGATGGCGAGACTGCCATGATGATCAGCAATACCAACAGCGCAGAGACCACTGCCGTTACCGGTACGCCCGGCCTGAGCGAATTGCCAGGTTTCCAGAGCACTACAAATCGCAATGGCACGCGAACCACAGGAGACCTCGTGTTGATGCTGACACCGCACATCGTGCGGTATGGTCACCGCAATCCCGCAGGCCCATACATTGCGCTTCCGCAGCGGCCCGACGACGACTAG
- a CDS encoding helix-turn-helix domain-containing protein produces MKREMDILVAQMHADGVSYEEAVREFKRRYLLQVLLSHRGNQCKSAEELGMHRNTLSRTLAELEMDTAQIRNGLKRPARSDRAAGTPRLQTLARVR; encoded by the coding sequence GTGAAGCGGGAAATGGACATCCTGGTGGCGCAGATGCATGCGGACGGCGTTTCGTACGAAGAAGCTGTGCGTGAATTCAAACGGCGCTACCTTCTGCAGGTTCTTCTGAGCCATCGCGGCAATCAGTGCAAAAGTGCTGAAGAACTCGGCATGCACCGCAACACGCTGAGCCGGACGCTTGCCGAATTGGAAATGGACACGGCACAGATCCGCAATGGCCTGAAGCGGCCGGCACGCAGCGATCGCGCCGCGGGAACACCCCGTCTTCAGACGCTCGCACGTGTCCGCTAG